One stretch of Brevibacillus laterosporus DNA includes these proteins:
- the murB gene encoding UDP-N-acetylmuramate dehydrogenase — MKHVAEALEQANVGKVWVEEPLAKHTTWRIGGPADLMIQPTDKEALIRAVQIIHQHEIPWTVIGRGSNLLVRDGGIRGAVFKIAQGLSHCEFQGETVCVGAGYSMVRLAVEAGKQGLTGLEFAGGIPGSVGGAVYMNAGAHGSDLSRILTSAEILFNDGKTKVVTKEEMQFSYRTSLLQQRKGIVIEATLQLQTGDRKEIATSLAQFKDRRLSTQPFNSPCAGSVFRNPPGDHAGRLIEASGLKGFIIGGAQISEMHANFIVNRGGATATDVLTLIEHARATVLKNFNVDLHTEVLVIGEG, encoded by the coding sequence ATGAAGCATGTAGCAGAAGCATTAGAACAAGCAAATGTTGGAAAAGTATGGGTTGAAGAGCCTCTCGCCAAGCATACAACATGGCGAATAGGGGGACCAGCAGACCTGATGATCCAGCCTACAGATAAAGAAGCGCTCATTCGGGCGGTTCAAATTATCCATCAACATGAGATTCCCTGGACTGTTATTGGGCGCGGTTCCAACCTTCTAGTGAGGGATGGAGGGATACGTGGGGCCGTGTTTAAGATAGCTCAGGGCCTAAGTCACTGCGAATTTCAGGGAGAAACGGTGTGTGTTGGTGCAGGGTACTCGATGGTACGCTTAGCGGTAGAGGCAGGAAAACAGGGCTTGACTGGATTAGAATTTGCAGGCGGGATTCCTGGATCTGTTGGAGGAGCTGTCTACATGAATGCCGGGGCGCATGGATCTGATCTTTCACGTATTCTAACAAGTGCCGAAATCCTTTTCAACGATGGAAAGACAAAGGTAGTAACCAAGGAAGAGATGCAGTTTAGTTACCGCACATCCCTATTGCAGCAACGCAAAGGTATTGTCATTGAAGCCACTCTTCAGTTACAGACCGGAGATCGCAAAGAGATTGCTACATCACTGGCTCAGTTCAAAGACCGTCGGCTTAGTACGCAACCTTTTAACTCGCCTTGCGCAGGTAGCGTTTTCCGTAATCCACCTGGAGATCATGCAGGACGTTTGATTGAAGCATCAGGGCTAAAAGGCTTTATCATTGGGGGAGCTCAAATATCTGAGATGCATGCTAATTTCATCGTAAATCGAGGAGGAGCCACGGCGACCGACGTCCTCACCTTAATTGAGCATGCTCGTGCTACGGTACTGAAAAACTTTAACGTAGATTTGCATACGGAGGTTTTGGTGATCGGCGAGGGGTAA
- the murG gene encoding undecaprenyldiphospho-muramoylpentapeptide beta-N-acetylglucosaminyltransferase, with amino-acid sequence MRVVLTGGGTGGHIYPALAVAKEILRHEPQAAFLYIGTHKGLESTIVPKFNIPFQAVEIAGFKRKLSFDNVRTIMKFIRAVSDSKRMLKEFKPDIVIGTGGYVCGPVVYAAAKLGIPTIIHEQNIVPGITNKFLSRYVNQIAVSFEESLPFFPQAKTSFIGNPRATEVIHSDSSKGRNMLGLPSDKKIVLVVGGSRGARAINEVTLSSLTQFSTYPDCHFVYVTGAVHYESIKERVEQMTDRPSNFTLVPYVDHMPDLLAATHVIVNRAGASFLAEITALGIPSILIPSPYVTNNHQEKNARGLERTGAAAVLVEKELTSTKLMSTLHTVLTDEQKWSNMQKASLSLGMPEAASNLYQQIVKEVKR; translated from the coding sequence ATGAGAGTCGTGTTAACAGGGGGAGGAACTGGAGGACACATCTATCCGGCGCTTGCGGTTGCAAAAGAAATTTTGCGTCATGAACCGCAAGCTGCCTTTTTGTATATCGGTACCCATAAAGGGTTGGAATCTACTATTGTCCCCAAATTTAATATACCCTTTCAAGCAGTAGAGATAGCAGGTTTTAAGCGCAAACTCTCTTTTGATAATGTGCGTACAATCATGAAGTTTATACGTGCGGTATCTGATTCGAAACGAATGCTGAAGGAATTTAAGCCAGACATCGTTATTGGTACAGGCGGTTACGTCTGCGGGCCGGTCGTGTATGCTGCTGCTAAGCTAGGCATTCCTACAATTATTCATGAACAAAATATTGTCCCCGGCATAACCAATAAATTTTTATCTCGCTATGTGAATCAAATTGCTGTCTCCTTTGAGGAGTCCTTGCCATTTTTTCCACAAGCCAAAACAAGCTTTATAGGTAATCCGAGGGCTACGGAAGTCATACATAGTGATTCTAGTAAAGGACGAAATATGCTAGGACTGCCAAGCGACAAAAAGATTGTGCTAGTGGTAGGAGGTAGTCGTGGGGCACGAGCGATCAATGAAGTGACGCTCTCATCTCTAACGCAGTTTAGCACGTATCCAGACTGTCACTTTGTCTATGTAACGGGAGCGGTTCATTATGAATCGATTAAAGAACGTGTAGAGCAAATGACAGATCGACCAAGCAACTTTACGCTCGTTCCATACGTCGATCATATGCCAGATTTACTAGCAGCAACACATGTGATTGTCAATCGAGCAGGAGCGTCTTTTTTGGCAGAAATCACGGCACTGGGGATTCCGTCGATTCTCATTCCATCTCCGTATGTAACCAATAACCATCAGGAGAAAAATGCACGAGGATTGGAAAGAACGGGAGCAGCAGCGGTCTTAGTTGAAAAAGAGTTAACATCTACGAAACTGATGTCCACGCTTCATACCGTGCTGACAGATGAACAAAAGTGGAGCAATATGCAAAAGGCATCCCTCTCATTAGGAATGCCAGAAGCTGCGAGTAATCTATATCAACAGATAGTAAAAGAGGTAAAACGCTAA
- the spoVE gene encoding stage V sporulation protein E, translating into MSKVRSAPDFVIVFVTLLLLGIGIVMVYSASAVFAQHKFQDPYFFTKRQIIFAILGIVSMYVMMNIDYWVWKKWAKVGFIISLALLVVVLVIGREVNGSKSWLGFGSFGIQPGEFAKFGVAAFLARWLSDNQKNISYFKKGLFPALLIPVACFGLIMLQPDLGTGSVLMGMAVLMIFASGARVSHFVGLGMIGAVGFVGLILSAPYRMARITSFLDPWSDPLGSGYQIIQSLYAIGPGGLLGLGLGESRQKFSYLPEPYNDFIFSIISEELGFVGGTLVLLLFLLLLWRGMRVAITAPDLFGNLLSLAIIGMIGIQVTINVGVVTGMFPVTGITLPFLSYGGSSLTLMLTQVGILLNISRFSR; encoded by the coding sequence ATGAGTAAAGTACGTTCTGCCCCTGATTTTGTTATCGTTTTTGTCACCCTGCTCTTATTAGGAATAGGGATTGTGATGGTCTACAGCGCCAGTGCTGTGTTTGCCCAGCACAAATTCCAAGACCCGTATTTTTTTACCAAACGGCAGATCATCTTCGCGATTTTGGGTATTGTCTCCATGTATGTGATGATGAATATTGACTATTGGGTATGGAAGAAATGGGCCAAAGTTGGATTTATTATAAGCCTGGCGTTGCTTGTGGTAGTTCTGGTTATCGGTCGTGAAGTTAATGGTTCAAAAAGTTGGCTTGGATTCGGCTCATTCGGTATTCAACCTGGAGAATTTGCCAAATTTGGTGTTGCGGCTTTTTTAGCCAGATGGTTGTCAGATAATCAAAAGAACATCTCTTATTTTAAAAAGGGATTGTTTCCTGCTTTGTTAATCCCAGTTGCATGTTTCGGGTTGATTATGTTACAACCTGATTTAGGGACTGGAAGCGTTTTGATGGGCATGGCGGTTCTAATGATTTTTGCCTCTGGAGCGAGAGTAAGCCATTTTGTTGGGCTTGGGATGATTGGCGCCGTGGGCTTTGTTGGTCTGATTCTGTCAGCACCATATCGAATGGCTCGGATTACTTCGTTTCTTGATCCATGGTCAGATCCATTAGGTTCCGGCTATCAAATCATTCAGTCACTATATGCGATTGGGCCAGGAGGTCTGTTAGGATTAGGATTGGGAGAGAGCAGGCAAAAGTTTTCCTACTTACCTGAGCCTTATAATGACTTTATTTTCTCCATTATTTCCGAGGAATTGGGCTTTGTTGGTGGGACCCTGGTGTTGCTCTTATTCTTGTTGCTATTATGGCGAGGTATGCGAGTAGCAATTACAGCGCCTGATCTGTTTGGAAATTTGTTGTCTCTTGCTATTATCGGCATGATCGGCATCCAAGTAACGATTAATGTAGGCGTTGTAACGGGCATGTTTCCTGTAACGGGCATCACCTTGCCGTTTCTAAGTTACGGTGGCTCCTCGCTAACGCTTATGCTTACGCAGGTAGGCATCTTGTTAAACATCTCCCGCTTTTCCAGATAA
- a CDS encoding UDP-N-acetylmuramoyl-L-alanine--D-glutamate ligase, translated as MDMYKGKRVVVLGLAKSGVAVAKLLHRFGAIVIVNDQKSREEATGYEELEELGVQVITGGHPDDLISEGVSLVVKNPGIPYESKPVQQALAMSIPVITEVELAYRLSKAPLIGITGSNGKTTTTTLVGLILHAATVDAIVGGNIGTVLCSLAEEMKQDQYLVAELSSFQLIGTDTFRPHIATILNLYPAHLDYHHSFEEYTKAKCKIFANQTEEDYAVLPYDHEPVMQVCQNIRAKTFYVSSKQEVPCGSFIKDGIVYFKNVDGKVDEIMKANEISLPGEFNQENALAAIVMSRLAGADYDAMKHVLRSFSGVEHRLEYVDTIDDVKYYNNSKATNSEAAIRGIEAFKEPVVLIAGGLDRGVNFAELVEPLKNKVKAIVTYGQTSPILQKRAEEAGIELRFAVDTVDSAVQQAAAVAEANDVVLLSPACASWDMFPSYEVRGSMFKDSVHKLRNKPI; from the coding sequence ATGGATATGTATAAAGGGAAGCGCGTTGTTGTTTTAGGTTTAGCGAAAAGCGGTGTGGCGGTTGCAAAACTGTTACACCGTTTTGGTGCTATTGTCATCGTAAATGATCAAAAGTCTCGTGAGGAAGCTACCGGATATGAAGAGTTAGAAGAGCTCGGGGTACAAGTTATTACAGGTGGACACCCTGATGATCTTATCTCCGAGGGTGTTTCATTAGTGGTTAAAAATCCAGGTATTCCATATGAATCAAAACCAGTTCAGCAAGCTTTAGCTATGTCCATTCCAGTTATTACGGAGGTGGAGCTAGCCTATCGATTGTCCAAAGCACCATTGATCGGCATCACGGGCTCTAATGGAAAAACGACGACTACGACCTTAGTGGGACTTATTTTGCATGCGGCAACTGTGGATGCTATCGTTGGTGGAAATATTGGCACGGTGTTATGTAGTTTGGCGGAAGAGATGAAGCAGGATCAGTATTTAGTGGCTGAATTAAGCAGTTTCCAATTAATAGGAACCGATACGTTCCGTCCGCATATTGCTACGATCTTAAATCTTTATCCAGCACATTTGGATTATCATCATTCGTTTGAAGAGTATACCAAGGCGAAATGTAAAATTTTTGCCAATCAGACGGAAGAAGATTATGCAGTTCTGCCGTATGATCATGAACCCGTGATGCAGGTTTGCCAAAACATTCGAGCAAAAACTTTCTATGTAAGTAGTAAGCAAGAGGTTCCGTGTGGCTCATTTATCAAGGATGGTATTGTCTACTTTAAAAACGTGGATGGCAAGGTAGATGAGATTATGAAAGCCAACGAGATTTCATTGCCAGGGGAATTTAATCAGGAAAATGCGCTTGCAGCGATCGTAATGAGTAGATTAGCTGGTGCTGACTACGATGCGATGAAGCATGTATTACGTAGTTTTAGTGGTGTTGAACATCGTTTAGAATACGTTGATACAATCGACGATGTAAAATATTATAACAATTCCAAAGCTACTAACTCCGAAGCTGCTATCCGAGGTATTGAAGCTTTTAAGGAGCCTGTTGTGCTTATCGCAGGTGGATTAGATCGGGGAGTGAATTTTGCCGAATTGGTTGAACCATTGAAAAACAAAGTAAAAGCAATAGTGACATATGGGCAAACATCTCCCATTTTACAGAAAAGAGCTGAAGAAGCAGGGATTGAACTTCGTTTTGCGGTCGATACTGTGGATAGTGCTGTCCAACAAGCAGCGGCTGTCGCAGAAGCGAATGACGTGGTCTTGTTAAGCCCGGCTTGTGCTAGCTGGGATATGTTCCCTTCCTATGAGGTAAGAGGGAGCATGTTTAAGGATAGCGTGCATAAACTTAGAAACAAGCCTATATAA
- a CDS encoding phospho-N-acetylmuramoyl-pentapeptide-transferase — protein MPFDNVLFITIIAAFLIAVLIGPLFIPMLRRLKFGQSIREEGPKSHQKKAGTPTMGGTIIAMALLLTVLKFAKWDTELLFLIVVTFGYGLIGFLDDFIKIKRKHNLGLTAKQKFFGQILLAIGAYYLLLQMNHPTTLTIPGTSLGIDLGLFYFPFLVFLLVGSTNAVNLTDGLDGLLAGSSAIAFGAYAIIAWNASNMDTAIFSAAVVGSVLGFLVFNAHPARVFMGDTGSLALGGALAGIAIMTKTELLLAIIGIVFVIETLSVIIQVVSFKTRGKRVFRMSPLHHHFELTGWSEWRVVVTFWLVGILFAGLGVYLEVIR, from the coding sequence ATGCCATTTGATAATGTCTTATTTATAACAATCATCGCAGCCTTTCTCATTGCTGTTTTAATTGGTCCGCTGTTTATTCCCATGCTTCGCCGATTAAAGTTTGGTCAAAGCATTCGTGAAGAAGGCCCCAAATCTCACCAGAAAAAAGCGGGAACACCTACTATGGGGGGAACCATCATTGCTATGGCTCTCCTATTAACCGTGTTAAAATTTGCGAAGTGGGACACGGAGTTGTTGTTTCTGATTGTTGTTACGTTTGGCTATGGACTTATCGGTTTTCTTGATGACTTTATTAAAATTAAAAGAAAACATAATCTGGGATTAACTGCGAAACAAAAGTTTTTTGGTCAAATCCTATTAGCGATCGGTGCTTATTATTTACTCTTGCAGATGAATCATCCCACAACGTTGACGATTCCAGGAACGTCACTAGGTATTGATCTGGGGCTCTTCTACTTCCCGTTCTTAGTCTTTTTACTTGTGGGGAGTACAAATGCTGTTAACCTTACAGACGGCTTAGATGGCTTGTTGGCAGGTTCAAGTGCAATTGCCTTTGGAGCATATGCGATCATAGCTTGGAATGCATCTAATATGGATACGGCCATCTTCAGTGCAGCAGTGGTTGGTTCTGTCCTAGGTTTCCTAGTCTTCAATGCACATCCAGCACGTGTATTTATGGGTGATACAGGTTCGCTTGCTTTAGGGGGAGCGTTGGCCGGGATTGCTATCATGACCAAAACAGAATTGCTACTGGCGATTATCGGAATTGTTTTTGTCATTGAAACGCTATCGGTCATTATTCAAGTTGTATCTTTCAAAACTCGCGGAAAACGAGTTTTCCGTATGAGCCCCTTGCATCATCATTTTGAGCTTACTGGTTGGTCTGAGTGGCGTGTGGTGGTCACATTTTGGCTTGTTGGCATTCTATTTGCCGGATTAGGTGTTTATTTAGAGGTGATACGTTAA
- a CDS encoding UDP-N-acetylmuramoyl-L-alanyl-D-glutamate--2,6-diaminopimelate ligase, producing the protein MLLRELLAPLLVSHTTGDDQVVITGITADSRNVKPGDLFICLSGFTVDGHEFAAQAVEKGAIAIIAEREIEVDKTVVIVPDSRRAMAFLADRFYGSPSQKLKLIGVTGTNGKTTTTHLIDKILTDQQKKTGLIGTIHMRIGDQIEKVKNTTPDIIDLQSSFRRMLEIHTDYAIMEVSSHALDMGRVHGCDYLTAIFTNMTQDHLDYHKTFENYRQAKSLLFAQLGNSYDQQSMKTAILNADDEVSKYFAHVTPARVLTYGIDQQADVRAVSIRITSAGTSFTVQSFAGEATVNMKLMGKFNVYNALAAITATLVEGVPLAAIIQSLEDIPGVDGRFEPVSLGQDYAVIVDYSHTPDSLENALITAKEFVTGRLICVAGCGGNRDRTKRPIMAQIATKYADYSVLTSDNPRFEEPEAILADMVGGLQDVDQERFITIVNRREAILHAISQAKPGDCVLIAGKGHETYQESKGEIFPFDDREIAKEAIHEQKRNEQL; encoded by the coding sequence ATGTTGTTAAGGGAGTTACTTGCCCCCTTGCTAGTCAGTCACACAACAGGGGATGACCAAGTAGTCATCACTGGAATTACGGCTGATTCGCGTAATGTTAAGCCCGGGGACTTATTCATTTGCCTGTCTGGCTTTACGGTAGACGGTCATGAATTTGCTGCTCAAGCGGTGGAAAAGGGAGCAATCGCCATTATAGCTGAGCGTGAAATCGAGGTGGACAAAACAGTTGTCATCGTACCAGATTCAAGGCGGGCAATGGCATTCTTAGCGGATCGGTTCTACGGTTCTCCTTCACAGAAGCTAAAACTGATCGGTGTTACTGGAACCAATGGAAAGACGACGACCACACATCTGATTGATAAAATACTAACAGACCAACAGAAAAAGACGGGTTTGATTGGGACGATCCATATGCGCATTGGGGATCAAATTGAGAAGGTGAAAAATACGACACCTGATATTATTGATCTACAATCTAGTTTTCGTCGGATGTTGGAGATTCATACGGATTATGCCATTATGGAGGTTTCCTCACACGCTCTGGATATGGGACGTGTACATGGCTGCGACTATCTAACAGCGATTTTTACGAATATGACACAAGATCATTTGGATTATCATAAGACATTTGAAAACTACCGTCAGGCAAAATCACTATTGTTTGCCCAGTTAGGGAACAGCTACGATCAACAGTCCATGAAAACAGCGATCTTAAATGCGGACGATGAGGTGTCGAAGTATTTTGCTCATGTGACCCCAGCTCGCGTGCTTACATATGGGATAGATCAGCAAGCGGATGTGCGAGCTGTTTCTATTCGTATTACTTCTGCTGGAACTAGCTTTACCGTGCAAAGCTTTGCCGGAGAAGCAACAGTTAATATGAAATTAATGGGAAAGTTTAATGTTTATAATGCATTAGCAGCTATTACAGCTACCCTAGTGGAAGGAGTTCCACTGGCAGCTATTATTCAAAGCTTAGAGGATATTCCAGGGGTAGACGGCCGTTTTGAGCCTGTGTCACTTGGACAGGATTATGCTGTAATCGTAGACTATTCCCACACGCCTGACAGCCTAGAAAATGCACTGATTACAGCAAAGGAATTTGTAACAGGCCGACTGATCTGTGTGGCAGGTTGTGGTGGAAATCGTGATCGTACAAAGCGCCCAATTATGGCACAGATTGCAACGAAATATGCTGACTACAGCGTCTTAACTTCAGATAATCCTCGTTTTGAGGAGCCAGAAGCCATCTTGGCTGATATGGTAGGTGGGCTACAGGATGTCGATCAGGAACGCTTCATTACGATTGTGAATCGACGCGAAGCCATTTTGCATGCGATTTCGCAGGCAAAACCGGGCGACTGTGTTCTGATCGCAGGTAAAGGACACGAAACCTATCAAGAAAGTAAAGGTGAGATCTTTCCGTTTGATGATCGGGAAATAGCAAAGGAAGCTATCCATGAACAGAAAAGAAACGAACAACTATGA
- a CDS encoding stage V sporulation protein D — translation MRVSNVTVRRRIFIALVVGIFLFMALISRLGYIQLVQGQWLQDEANDLWSRNVKFEAKRGNIKDRHGEDLVKNTTVPSVMAIPAQIKNPEETAKKLGIILGQSDQKVLTEISKRSQMIVRVPGGRKISQEKAKEIQALALPGVKVADDSKRFYPNGSFLAQVLGFTGIDNQGLTGLEKMYDKILTGTPGHVSFPADAGGRAMPGHAEKYVSPVDGMDMYLTIDKQIQTFLERELDQAMVAYQPDDILAVAMNPKTGEILAMASRPTYNPDRYLEYAPDIYNRNLPIWKTYEPGSTFKIVTLAASLNEKVIDLKENFFDPGHINVAGTPLRCWKRQGHGSETMLEVVENSCNPGFVTMGQRLGKERLFEYIKNFGFGKKTEVDLIGESNGILFKLQRVGPVELGTTSFGQGVSVTPIQQMAAVSAAINGGKLMKPYIAKEWRDSVTHDIIGRTIPTQVRQVISEETSKQVRSALESVVSRGTGHNAYIEGYRVGGKTGTAQKSANGHYVSNEYIVSFIGFAPADDPQILVYVAVDNPKAQAFGGTIAAPVVKNVLESSLPYLNVEKRTSDIEREIAYGDKKYVEVPNLVGMAIKEITNSYYTMPLEVSGKGTHVIKQSPKPGIKVEEGSKIRVYLGDKTTN, via the coding sequence ATGCGGGTTTCAAATGTTACCGTGCGTCGGCGAATATTCATCGCACTCGTGGTGGGAATATTCTTGTTTATGGCATTGATTTCGCGGCTTGGCTACATTCAGTTAGTTCAGGGACAATGGTTGCAGGATGAAGCCAATGACTTATGGAGCCGCAACGTAAAATTTGAAGCAAAGCGTGGTAACATCAAAGATCGACATGGTGAGGATCTGGTGAAAAATACAACGGTTCCTTCTGTGATGGCCATACCGGCACAAATAAAAAATCCTGAAGAGACAGCCAAGAAACTGGGGATCATTTTGGGTCAGTCGGATCAAAAGGTACTCACTGAAATCAGCAAACGCTCTCAAATGATCGTACGAGTTCCTGGGGGACGGAAAATTTCACAAGAGAAGGCTAAGGAAATACAAGCTCTTGCGTTACCAGGAGTTAAAGTAGCAGATGACTCTAAACGATTTTATCCAAATGGTTCGTTCTTAGCGCAAGTGCTTGGTTTTACAGGAATTGACAATCAAGGTCTAACTGGGTTAGAAAAGATGTATGATAAGATATTGACGGGTACACCAGGTCATGTATCTTTTCCTGCTGATGCTGGTGGGCGGGCTATGCCAGGGCACGCGGAGAAGTATGTGTCACCAGTCGATGGCATGGATATGTACCTAACGATTGACAAACAAATTCAAACCTTTCTGGAGCGTGAACTAGATCAGGCGATGGTTGCTTATCAACCAGACGATATTTTAGCGGTAGCGATGAATCCGAAAACGGGAGAGATTCTGGCTATGGCCAGTAGACCAACCTATAATCCAGACCGCTATCTAGAGTATGCACCAGATATTTATAACCGCAATTTACCTATTTGGAAAACATACGAACCAGGTTCTACGTTTAAAATTGTTACGTTAGCGGCTTCTTTAAATGAAAAGGTCATTGATTTAAAAGAGAACTTTTTTGATCCAGGTCATATAAATGTAGCAGGTACCCCCTTGCGTTGCTGGAAAAGGCAGGGGCACGGTTCAGAGACGATGCTAGAAGTAGTGGAGAACTCTTGCAACCCAGGATTTGTGACAATGGGACAACGCCTAGGAAAAGAAAGGCTGTTTGAATACATCAAAAATTTTGGGTTCGGGAAAAAAACCGAAGTGGATTTAATCGGGGAATCGAATGGAATCTTGTTTAAATTACAGCGTGTTGGACCCGTCGAATTAGGAACGACTTCATTTGGTCAAGGGGTATCCGTAACACCTATTCAACAGATGGCAGCCGTCTCAGCGGCAATTAATGGTGGCAAATTGATGAAACCGTACATTGCAAAGGAGTGGAGGGATAGTGTAACGCACGATATTATCGGTCGTACCATACCCACTCAAGTGCGCCAAGTTATTTCCGAGGAAACATCAAAACAGGTGCGTAGTGCATTGGAAAGTGTTGTATCTCGTGGAACAGGGCACAATGCCTATATTGAAGGCTATCGAGTTGGAGGAAAGACGGGTACTGCTCAAAAATCAGCTAATGGACATTATGTATCTAATGAATACATTGTTTCTTTTATTGGATTTGCACCGGCAGATGATCCACAGATTCTAGTATACGTAGCTGTTGATAATCCGAAAGCTCAAGCATTCGGGGGCACGATCGCAGCTCCTGTTGTTAAAAATGTGCTAGAATCCAGCCTGCCTTATCTAAATGTAGAGAAACGCACCAGTGATATCGAACGTGAGATTGCCTACGGAGATAAAAAGTATGTGGAGGTTCCTAACCTAGTAGGAATGGCCATAAAAGAAATTACCAATTCGTACTATACCATGCCTTTAGAAGTTTCCGGTAAAGGAACTCATGTGATTAAACAGTCTCCCAAACCGGGCATAAAGGTGGAAGAAGGCTCAAAAATTCGCGTATACCTTGGTGACAAAACGACTAATTAG